Genomic DNA from Oncorhynchus mykiss isolate Arlee chromosome 2, USDA_OmykA_1.1, whole genome shotgun sequence:
CCGGATCCAGaaggagaggacagcagagagggtcacctccatgaccaacaCACAGAGCATCAGCACCTCCAGCTgttacagaaacacaaacagccaTAAGAAAAGTGTCAGGGACAGACCTTCATCGAGCAGGATGCTGCCACATCCCATTACTACACTACGGCAACTTTGACGAGAAAAAAACTATCTACTTTTAGAACTAATTACCTTTATATGATGTTGAACATTGGGATTCCAGGTAGGCATGTCCATGCCCAAGTCAACGCATATCAACACTCCTCCAACTACTGCTACGACCATGCTGCCGATGTTGACACACAGGCAGACCTACCGGTTCATAAGACAGAGCGTTACATGGATCTTCTACTATCGCCTACTGTGTGTTAACATGAAATAAAACTCATGAAAGCCAAGGATTCAATTGAGGTTTGTAGTAAATCTAGTCTAATTTAAACATGAATATCAGAACAGTCAATGTATTAACAAATGTTTTCATCTTTAATCAATTAAAACATTGAACTCCTTGGCTGATCTGTTGTTTTTTAATTTGTCATTTTGTCTGTATCCCAATGTACATTTTATGGTGTAAAGGTTTTCTAATCTAAACTAATCTATTTTAATCTAATCTACCCAGGGGGCAAAACTGGTTCCAATGCAGGCGATTATGACGTTAATCTGGTTGTAGTTCAACCTGTTTTGCCCGCTGGGTATTTCTGCATTTGACTCACAGGTAAAACTATTGACTCACAGGTAAAACTATTGACTCACAGGTAAAACTATTGACTCACAGGTAAAACTATTGACTCACAGGTAAAACTATTGACTCACAGGTAAAAATATTCTCTCACAGGTAAAACTATTGACTCACAGGTAAAACTATTGACTCACAGGTAAAAATATTCTCTCACAGGTAAAACTATTGACTCACAGGTAAAACTATTGACTCACAGGTAAAACTATTGACACACAGGTAAAACTATTGACTCACAGGTAAAACTATTGACTCACAGGTAAAACTATTGACTCACAGGTAAAACTATTGACTCATAGGTAAAACTATTGACTCACAGGTAAAACTATTGACTCACAGGTAAAACTATTGACTCACAGGTAAAACAATTGACTCACAGGTAAAACTTTTGACTCACAGGTAAAACTATTGACTCACAGGTAAAACTATTGACTCACAGGTAAAACTATTGACTCACAGGTAAAACTATTGACTCACAGGTAAAACTATTGACTCACAGGTAAAACTATTGACTCACAGGTAAAACTATTGACTCACAGGTAAAACTATTGACTCACAGGTAAAACTATTGACTCACAGGTAATAGTCTGGGGAATTTGAACAACAGGTTGGATAACAACCCAGCGATGAAGaactgaggagagagaagagaaggatcACATTTAATGGTCCTCACATTGACAGCAATTATCAATAGGTTGTATTAGTGTGTTAATCAATATTTTACTATTGCTTAATGAACAGAAATTTAGCTGAACAGTTTTTTACTAATTGATTTGACTTAATTGCTTAAATTAGAATTTAGTGATAGTTACATGATCAGTATATTATACACTGAAATGAGAATATGACATTCAGAATTTcgtgtaaaacatattcaccctTAAATTACAGTCAATGCTATTGAATtgtgggtaaaaaaaacaaacaatatatGCATCCAACAAGCTGTGAATTTGACGCCAGAGGAGTACTCTTGAAAACCTTCATCAGAAGACTTTCAGTATTTCCAAAGGGATCCTCGACGTTGAAACAAATAAGATGTAGCGATTAAAAGACAATGCTACCGCTACTCACTAGTAGTCCCGTGAAGGGCGCCACTCTGAACGTGGTTAAAAGGGACTGGCTCGCATCCCGAGTGGCAGCAAACACAACTCCTACTGCAACACTGAGTAGACCGCTGGTCATCTGCAAAGACTGTTGCAAACACAAACCCTCACAAATTAACCATTGAAAATTATCATCCATGAATATATTTTCTGTGAAATGCATCACTAGAAGCAAGACCAGTCTAACTAAACATACACTTCTTTAAATtcatatatattaatatatttatatagttagCTGTTACACAGTCCTgtcatatatttatatagttaCACAGTCCTgtcatatatttatatagttaCACAGTCCTgtcatatatttatatagttaCACAGTCCTgtcatatatttatatagttgGCTGTTACACAGTCCTgtcatatatttatatagttaCACAGTCCTgtcatatatttatatagttaCACAGTCCTgtcatatatttatatagttaCACAGTCCTgtcatatatttatatagttaCACAGTCCTgtcatatatttatatagttaCACAGTCCTgtcatatatttatatagttaCACAGTCCTgtcatatatttatatagttaCACAGTCCTGTCATATATGTATTTAGTTAGCTGTTACACAGTCCTgtcatatatttatatagttaGCTGTTACACAGTCCTgtcatatatttatatagttaGCTGTTACACAGTCCTgtcatatatttatatagttaGCTGTTACACAGTCCTgtcatatatttatatagttaCACAGTCCTgtcatatatttatatagttaGCTGTTACACAGTCCTgtcatatatttatatagttaGCTGTTACACAGTCCTgtcatatatttatatagttaGCTGTTACACAGTcctgtcatatatgtatatagttACACAGTCCTgtcatatatttatatagttaGCTGTTACACAGTCCTgtcatatatttatatagttaGCTGTTACACAGTCCTgtcatatatttatatagttgGCTGTTACACAGTCCTgtcatatatttatatagttaCACACTCCTgtcatatatttatatagttaCACAGTCCTgtcatatatttatatagttaGCTGTTACACAGTCCTgtcatatatttatatagttaCACAGTCCtttcatatatttatatagttaACTGTTACACAGTCCTgtcatatatttatatagttaGCTGTTACACAGTCCTgtcatatatttatatagttaACTGTTACACAGTCCTgtcatatatttatatagttaGCTGTTACACAGTCCTgtcatatatttatatagttaGCTGTTACACAGTCCTgtcatatatttatatagttaGCTGTTACACAGTCCTgtcatatatttatatagttaGCTGTTACACAGTCCtttcatatatttatatagttaACTGTTACACAGTCCTgtcatatatttatatagttaGCTGTTACACAGTCCTgtcatatatttatatagttaGCTGTTACACAGTCCTGTCATATATTTAAtgtattttaaaacatttacatttgggtCTGGTAGTTATTTATTAATTGACATTTAATGACGAAAGATGCTCTAAAAAAGGGAAGAGAATTTCTGTGAAAATGTTTCATTTAAACAGTGTCATTACATCTCTTTCCTGCTCACAGTGTATAATACAGGACTGACATGATAAGGTATTTAAATATCTCAGTGTATAATACAGGACTTACATGATCAGGTATTTAAATATCACATTGTATAATACATGATAAGGTATTTAAATATCACAGTGTATAATACATGATAAGGTATTTAAATATCACAGTGTATAATACAGGACTGACATGATAAGGTATTTAAATATCACAGTGTATAATACAGGACTTACATGATAAGGTATTTAAATATCACAGTGTATATTACATGATAAGGTATTTAAATATCTCAGTATATAATACAGGACTGACATGATAAGGTATTTAAATATCACAGTGTATAATACAGGACTTACATGATCAGGTATTTAAATATCACAGTGTATATTACATGATAAGGTATTTAAATATCTCAGTGTATAATACAGGACTTAAATGATAAGGTATTTAAATATCACATTGTATAAT
This window encodes:
- the si:ch211-269k10.4 gene encoding uncharacterized protein si:ch211-269k10.4, coding for MACADIPMDILGPESEEQEYEEAGEQRGELLIKYYQATELMPAPKGPLHDLLLKQPAVLGSLQMTSGLLSVAVGVVFAATRDASQSLLTTFRVAPFTGLLFFIAGLLSNLLFKFPRLLPVCLCVNIGSMVVAVVGGVLICVDLGMDMPTWNPNVQHHIKLEVLMLCVLVMEVTLSAVLSFWIRGAKRSHSL